Within the Glycine max cultivar Williams 82 chromosome 12, Glycine_max_v4.0, whole genome shotgun sequence genome, the region TCTAGTAGATTTAATTAAGTCAAGAGAGAAACTCTATCTTCtagtaaaaagataaaaatatcccttaaaaatgaatattatctattattaaagaaaaaaataaaataatatattttcctatttacattatcttagaagtaaaatttatattataatttattttcacctCTATAATCAATGTTCAGATAAATTAACTCTTAATTCAacctttattttgatatttgtataattCTATGTTGATAATTTcaacatcaaaatatcttttcaAATACACCTCACCACCATATGTAAAAAAACTCCAAAAATTATCGTCATgagaatattaagaagaaatGACGAATTTTCTTCTAGAAGTCAACGAAAGCAATAAAGATTTTGCATACAATTTATCATAAAcacaaataaatcaataaagcACAAAATCAATTCAAAGCATTCACCGAGACCCAATTTTATTCGAGAAGAAAACTGTGacagcaaataaaaaaaaaattaaaatgtcattttcaaAGAATATCGATGTTATCAATTACTATGGTTTGGTCAAATGGTCAATAATAGTAGCGCGAAGCTTCGTTTCCACTGTTAAATTTTATGGACGTCTgcttcaaatttaattaacgCGTAGACACTCCTTCTCACAaggtaaaatgattttttttttcatttattatcaaatcaagaaattttaattattttaattaatatttacagTTAACATGTTGActtatatttgaaattcttttttatacCGTATTATAACTTTGAGTAAAATAAAGAAACAGATGCATCATGCATGTGTATAACGTGTgaaatttttaaagaataatattatttacgcGATAAATTTTTACATATTCGCTTATTCTCTTAATCTCTTTAACTCCCTTTAACaaattatctattttataagaataaaagaaaaaaaatcaaaatattatatgtattatgtaacaaaaaatagtttggtaacacaaaaaattatctattctatgacatttttctttttttttcttttcttattttattaataatttgttgcaaaaatttATCCTGTAAATATCGTTacttaaaagaataaaacatcattttagattctaaaaatattatatattatcacattagtatttgaaactaaaaaaattaaaataaaattttaggatatcaaataaatctttaacaataaataaaagctaGTAACATATCCTTCAAGAATATCATTTaaatcacataatttttttaattaaagtgatTGACAAACTATATTTTCAGAaacttttttacattttctttttttttataacataaattttcttattttgaaagaCTAGCGTGAATCTATACTATatagtatataaatatatactttcaagtttcaacaacCCAAATAAGTATTTTACCTTACTTAAAAGTATACTATCAGTTcggtccaaaaaaaataaaaataatgctaTGTATTAGTGGTACAGCCTTTGTGCCTTGTGCACAACTACCGCactaaatcatataaaattcaCACTTCGTAAATCTTatttctcacatttttttatgtatgaaaTAATACAAAGTAGTGATtaatcttcatattttttttaataaaatttatttcatattcaaaaattaatcaaaatttaaatttcaaaatacttAGATTAAAGTTTCAAATCCCCGGTGAAACAATTTTGTTGATATCTTATATCTCCCTTGTTACCATGAATGCAAACAGGTGCGCCCGCCAAATAAGAAAAAACGAACGAAATAACGGTCAACAGTCAACACCCTTTTACACGAGTCCATACCAAACCCCACAAAACGTGCTAGAGCCTACACACACATTTATAGAGCAAAACACAACTTGGAAATTGCAACCCACCAAACCTAAATCAAAAGCCGTGTCTGTGTTTGCGTTTGTTTTCACTTTGCAAATCACTGTGTTCCAAGGAGTCTGTTGGTTGATTGAAGGGTATGcgtgaattattataaactttCCGGTGTTTGAGTTCAATTTTGTGTCCGTGTGCGTGAATCTCCATTTTTTACAGCCATGAGCACGCTTGTACGAAACGCCACCCTCACCTTCAGCCGCAGAAACAGATACGAGCTTCTTGGTCTGCAAGGCAAAGACAAGATGGTCAAGTCCATCAGCTACAGACGCAGAAGGGCAAAGCAAAGACAAATCTTTCTCACAACCTACAAACTATCTTCTTTGAACAGCAATACTTTTGTTGAGCCACAAAAGCCTAAGCTGAAGCTGAAGAAGGTTGCTGTTAAGGTCAAGAAGATTGTCACCTCGGTTTTGATGTTCATGCGAGTTGGTTCTTTCAGGTCCTGCGGTTCTAGGTCTCAGATTTCTTCCACCTCACCAAATAGGAAGAACTTTTGAGGATGTTGTTCTGTCATGGGTTTAggatgatttatttataattccaACCTTGCCTATGCTCTTCTTCTCAATCTTTGGTTCTTTCACTCTAGGATTTAATTAAGAAGATTAATAAGCAAGGGGTTTTAGTGTGTGTTTGTGATAGCGTAAAGGCGATGCAATGGAGAAGCAACCCCAGTTTGGCGTTTTCGTATTGGAACGCAAAATTTCTCCGTTCAACGTGgtttcaaagtgttttcaaacACATTCTTACTAGTATATTTACATGGTTGATGATGAAGGATGGTAAAGGGGTATCAAATATTCTGTATATAAAGCTTAATCTAATGTCTACTTGACTACTTTTACCACTTAATTGCTAGGATTTTTCTTTTAGCTAAATAATTTGCCCTGTTTCAACTTTCTTTTTATTCGTGACTGTCTCAAGTTTCATTTGATTTCACTGAGTATATTTATCCTTCTATTCAATTATTCACCTTTTAGCGTTGATATCAAAGCTTTTGATGTCAGAAATGAAAATAGGCTCTTCGCCGAAATTTCCGGTTGTTATGAACGCCGATAATGCAAATGGGGTTATATATACGAAAAATATATAGTGCAAGAATAAAAGTTAGGTGCACATTTTCAGTATTTAGAGTGCTTTTATAATTGATgtgtaatcaaaattaaaattttaccccTATATTCAACGTCAATTCCTAAATGTTGATTATACGAATTGTTTAAGATGAAACTCtgattttaataagaaaaaatattaaaaatacttaagAAACTCCGTCAAAGTGTTTGCCATAGTGCAATTAGCATAGAAATAATATATCAAGGCTCCAAACTCTTTTTGGGGGCAAATCCCTTCTGCTGTTGGTAGAAAGCAACCATTGTCAATGTGATATTGAAAGGCAGAATAATGATTTTGGCCCAGAAGCTATGAAATATAACTTTGTGAGTTTCTCATATAATGGTTAACGGTGAATCGCGTGGGGGAAATTTTGGTTGATGTCCGTAAATTCTTCTTTGGTTAGCATACAGATGACTTGCAACCAAATAGGGAAGGAAGAATGATTACTTacaagatttatttttattgtaacatTAAATCTTTGTTACATTGTAAGATGGATCGATGTGGGTAGAAATTGAAGAGGATGATGGTCAAGGAAAGTAGTTAATAGTACATCTCTCCACCGTAGCATTTTACTTGGGGTAAAGCCCCCATATTAATTTCAAGGTTACAAGCTCTTAGGATAACAAGTGAGTTTGTTTGTGAAAGAGTTGAGTTAAAAGTAATTAGCTTTCACGCGGAAGCAACACCTAagttattttaagatttttgcATCGGAATGCGAAAATTTTATGTTGAATGTAGTTTGAACGTGTATCCAAACatactttatttgttatttttttttctttttaaataagtcaattttttttattaaaacaagtCATTGGTTTTGAATCCTCTTTATATTAACTTAATTATCTTAAGCACTTGGAGAACAAGAAAAtaagattgaaaaatgaattaaactgatttcataattgaaaattaatttatgtataagttaaaatcagattttgaagaaTTTATATGAGAAatctttacaaattaatttatgaaggttatgataaaataattcatcttttttttatcctataactgtttattgaaaaatttattcaaataaaacttatcattgttaaaaaaaaaaacacgttcTTTTAACCTTTTATTATCATCGAGGACTAAAACTAATGATTAGTGAAGAACTAAATAAGATCTTTAAAGAATTAATGAATGACTTTGTTAATTAGAGAGTAAGGTTTTAAATAGGGAAGCCTATAACAATTTGCAAATAGAAAAGTTACCACCCCATAAGTTACTTGTTCTTTAGCAAGTTCTTTTGGCAATAATTTGTGTGTTTATTATTAGGTTCTAAGGATGTCGAAAGAGTTTGGGTGTGGTCTAAGTTGCGTGAAAACAAGTAGCTGAAGGGATCGTTTGATGTGTGCAAGGAAGAAGAGAGGGAACAGGGAGTTGATAGTTGAGATATAGATAAAATCTAATGCTGTCTCTTTGCTGgagaggagagaaataaaataaataaaaaatcaaagtaaaataggtgaaaaataaaagtgtttgattggagaaaaatataaaagagatgAAGAGATAGATaaagaaataagtaaaaataagtgtgaaataatataatacgtctcattaatttttaaaagaacaaaTTACACCCATTTTTTCTGATTTTAACACTTATTACACTCATTTGCTCCTTTTATTTTGATCCAACACAAACCTCATCTGCACCGACCGAATCTAGCCCATGATTGGCATATGATAGAGGTatgtttttttccttccaaaatTATCCCTTCCCCTTCCTTCCTTCAGTTCCCAACCTACACAGAACatgaatatgaaaagaaaaaaaaatactgttcACTGTGGAAAGAGATCAACATCTAAGGAACCCATACTTCAcgtaaccaaaaagaaaaagagaaaacaaaatctAAAACTACATCAGCACCTAATTCACAAACCACCAAAGGAAAAATCTATACAAAGAGAACTATCGT harbors:
- the LOC100527140 gene encoding uncharacterized protein LOC100527140, which gives rise to MSTLVRNATLTFSRRNRYELLGLQGKDKMVKSISYRRRRAKQRQIFLTTYKLSSLNSNTFVEPQKPKLKLKKVAVKVKKIVTSVLMFMRVGSFRSCGSRSQISSTSPNRKNF